Proteins encoded together in one Deinococcus irradiatisoli window:
- a CDS encoding response regulator — protein MTTPPASPTPFLIRLLLVDDHDVVRQGLKMFLSLDDSLLVVGEARNGEEAVAQATALKPDVVIMDLMMPVLDGVQATRLIRAALPDTEVLALTSSLEEHKVNAAVQAGASGYLLKDASSDLLLRAIHHAARGEVFLHPEAAQRLTRDFRSPEMREHLTAREVLILQLIARGHSNRRIAEDLGVGEPTVKTHVSRILGKLALESRTQAALYALKAGLATLEQFSA, from the coding sequence ATGACCACGCCGCCCGCTTCACCCACGCCCTTCCTGATCCGCCTGCTGCTGGTCGACGACCACGACGTGGTGCGCCAGGGCCTGAAGATGTTTCTCTCGCTCGACGATTCGCTGCTGGTGGTCGGCGAGGCGCGCAACGGCGAGGAGGCCGTGGCGCAGGCCACCGCGCTGAAGCCCGACGTGGTGATCATGGACCTGATGATGCCGGTGCTCGACGGCGTGCAGGCCACCCGCCTGATTCGCGCCGCCCTGCCCGACACCGAGGTGCTGGCGCTGACCAGCAGCCTGGAAGAACACAAGGTGAACGCCGCCGTGCAGGCCGGGGCCAGCGGCTACCTGCTCAAGGACGCCTCCAGCGACCTGCTGCTGCGCGCCATTCACCACGCGGCCCGGGGCGAGGTGTTTTTGCACCCCGAAGCGGCCCAGCGCCTGACCCGCGATTTTCGCAGCCCCGAGATGCGCGAGCACCTCACGGCGCGCGAAGTGCTGATCTTGCAGCTCATCGCGCGCGGGCACAGCAACCGCCGCATCGCCGAGGACCTGGGGGTGGGCGAGCCGACCGTCAAGACCCACGTGTCGCGCATTCTCGGCAAGCTGGCCCTGGAAAGCCGCACCCAGGCCGCGTTGTACGCCCTCAAGGCCGGGCTGGCGACGCTGGAGCAGTTCTCGGCTTAG
- a CDS encoding cytochrome P450: MPPRLPLTDPAFVQNPYPLLEELREQTPVFFDASLGKTVFLRYDDIAAVLRDKRFGRTLTHLYSRDELGWPPPDPAQANFDAFNGNHMLDSEGEKHTRLRSLVGKAFSPRRVEQLQPRIEAILHERLQALGPTFDLVSDYAEPLPVTVIAELLGVPPHRRAMLRPWSAAIVKLYEPHFTRTQQAEAERAVLDFSALIRALAAQRRAAPADDLITALVQVEDGGEVLSESELTDTCILLLNAGHEASVNGLSAAVLALLRQPAHWEALVQAAGAEDSLATFRAAVEELLRYDTPLPMFERYVLEDLEWQGPDGKRWPLRTGDKVALLYASGNRDPRRFDAPDELNLRREPNPHLTFGLGRHYCLGAPLARLELSLSLRALVRHAPQLRLSRPDAAPEYAGGFVIRGLQRLDVRV, encoded by the coding sequence ATGCCGCCCCGCCTGCCGCTGACCGACCCGGCCTTTGTCCAGAATCCCTATCCGCTGCTGGAGGAACTGCGCGAGCAGACGCCGGTGTTTTTCGACGCGTCGCTCGGCAAGACGGTGTTCCTGCGCTACGACGACATCGCCGCCGTGCTGCGCGACAAACGCTTCGGGCGCACCCTCACGCACCTGTATTCCCGCGACGAACTCGGCTGGCCGCCGCCGGACCCGGCCCAGGCGAACTTCGACGCCTTCAACGGCAACCACATGCTCGACTCGGAAGGCGAGAAGCACACCCGCCTGCGCTCGCTGGTGGGCAAGGCCTTCTCGCCCCGGCGGGTGGAGCAGTTGCAGCCGCGCATCGAGGCGATCTTGCACGAACGGCTGCAGGCGCTGGGGCCGACGTTCGATCTGGTGAGCGACTACGCCGAGCCGCTGCCGGTAACGGTCATTGCCGAACTGCTGGGCGTGCCGCCGCACCGCCGCGCCATGCTGCGGCCCTGGTCGGCGGCCATCGTCAAGCTCTATGAGCCGCACTTTACCCGTACGCAGCAGGCTGAGGCGGAGCGGGCGGTGCTCGACTTCAGCGCCCTGATCCGCGCACTGGCCGCCCAGCGCCGCGCCGCGCCCGCCGACGACCTGATCACCGCGCTGGTGCAGGTCGAGGACGGCGGCGAGGTGCTGAGCGAATCCGAGCTGACCGACACCTGCATCCTGCTGCTCAACGCCGGGCACGAGGCCAGCGTCAACGGCCTGTCGGCCGCCGTGCTGGCCCTGCTGCGGCAGCCGGCGCACTGGGAAGCGCTGGTGCAGGCGGCTGGGGCCGAGGACAGCCTCGCCACCTTCCGCGCCGCCGTGGAAGAACTGCTGCGCTACGACACCCCGCTGCCGATGTTCGAGCGCTACGTCCTCGAAGACCTCGAGTGGCAAGGCCCGGACGGAAAGCGGTGGCCGCTCAGGACCGGCGACAAGGTGGCGCTGCTGTACGCCAGCGGCAACCGCGATCCGCGCCGCTTCGACGCGCCCGACGAGCTGAACCTGCGCCGCGAGCCCAACCCGCACCTGACCTTCGGGCTGGGCCGCCACTACTGCCTCGGCGCGCCGCTGGCCCGGCTGGAACTCTCGCTGAGTTTGCGGGCGCTGGTGCGTCACGCGCCGCAGCTGCGCCTGAGCCGCCCGGACGCCGCGCCGGAGTACGCAGGCGGCTTCGTGATCCGGGGGCTGCAGCGGCTGGACGTGCGCGTCTAG
- a CDS encoding aspartate/glutamate racemase family protein codes for MKLLGIIGGMSWTSTAEYYRRLNEAVARERGGLSSARLLLHSVDFAEIEVLQKSGEWEEAGRQLADVARGLERAGAEGLLIATNTMHKVASQVEAACDLPLLHIADATGAAIRAAGLRKIGLLATAFTMEQDFYRGRLAQKYGLDVLVPDAPDRAEVHRIIYDQLCRGVVTDGSRDIYRRIMADLVGRGAEGVILGCTEITLLVNQNDSSVPLFDTTAIHVEAATDFLLG; via the coding sequence ATGAAATTGCTCGGCATCATCGGCGGCATGTCGTGGACCTCCACGGCGGAGTATTACCGGCGGCTCAACGAAGCGGTGGCCCGCGAGCGCGGCGGCCTGAGTTCGGCGCGGCTGCTGCTGCACAGCGTGGATTTCGCCGAAATCGAAGTTCTGCAAAAGAGCGGTGAGTGGGAAGAGGCCGGGCGGCAACTGGCCGACGTCGCGCGCGGCCTGGAGCGTGCCGGGGCCGAGGGGCTGCTGATCGCCACCAACACCATGCACAAGGTCGCTTCGCAGGTCGAGGCGGCCTGCGATCTGCCGCTGCTGCATATCGCCGACGCCACCGGGGCGGCGATTCGGGCGGCGGGCCTGCGCAAGATCGGGCTGCTCGCCACCGCCTTCACCATGGAGCAGGACTTCTACCGTGGGCGGCTGGCCCAGAAGTACGGCCTGGACGTGCTGGTGCCGGACGCACCGGACCGGGCCGAGGTTCACCGCATCATCTACGATCAGCTGTGCCGGGGCGTCGTCACCGACGGGTCGCGGGACATCTACCGCCGCATTATGGCCGACCTCGTCGGGCGCGGCGCCGAGGGCGTCATTCTGGGCTGCACCGAGATCACCCTGCTGGTGAATCAGAACGACAGCAGCGTGCCGCTGTTCGACACCACCGCCATTCATGTGGAGGCCGCCACCGACTTCCTGCTCGGCTGA
- a CDS encoding HNH endonuclease, which produces MRRHNALPLLVLFAVLIVLAAYLLLRQPGTGRVESPRPAESLPNPTLTPGDVLTSDRAVICRSGYTQTVRNVPSSLKTQVYRSYGVTSRQPGEYEIDHLISLELGGSNSVRNLWPESYVTKPLNAHVKDSLENKLHALACNGTISMKEAQQAIAQDWTAAYVKYVGPLPTR; this is translated from the coding sequence ATGCGCCGCCACAACGCTCTGCCGCTGCTCGTGCTGTTTGCTGTGTTGATCGTCCTGGCCGCTTACCTGCTGCTGCGCCAGCCCGGCACGGGCCGGGTGGAAAGCCCACGGCCCGCCGAAAGTCTGCCGAACCCCACGCTGACGCCCGGCGACGTGCTGACCAGCGACCGGGCCGTCATCTGCCGCTCCGGCTATACCCAGACGGTGCGCAACGTGCCCAGTAGCCTCAAGACCCAGGTGTACCGCTCGTACGGCGTCACCTCGCGCCAGCCGGGCGAATACGAGATCGACCACCTGATCAGCCTGGAACTCGGCGGCTCCAACAGCGTCAGGAACCTCTGGCCGGAAAGTTACGTGACCAAACCCCTCAACGCCCACGTCAAAGACAGCCTGGAGAACAAGCTGCATGCGCTGGCCTGCAACGGCACCATCAGCATGAAGGAGGCCCAGCAGGCGATCGCCCAGGACTGGACGGCCGCCTACGTGAAGTACGTAGGGCCGTTGCCGACCCGATGA
- a CDS encoding lipocalin family protein: protein MNRLLLLAPLLLTACVPRAVAFDPARLPDPAALGPNNAATEWWYVSGYLPETKQAFHWAQFKVNYKGVPYFASHLAVTDLNTGKLTFLEEGRQDAKFSFPPLKVRQGDWTLTQSANTPAAPFALQAGPLQLTLTPLKGPVVHPPGYSGTPETGQLYYQSVTRLNVSGTIAGQPARGLAWLDHQWGDQQPGRAALWDWFGVHLSDGSDLMLYRVKTLDGRVVQLAGSEVGADGVAREVRGLTMTPNRQWTSPSGRTYALDWTVTSDRGQLVLKAANDDQELLSKTTSVAYWEGPVSGEGNWGGQAVQVLGMGEFVGGVLTKAEGGLFGAP, encoded by the coding sequence ATGAACCGCTTGCTGCTCCTCGCGCCGCTGCTGCTCACCGCCTGCGTTCCCCGCGCCGTCGCCTTTGACCCGGCCCGCCTGCCCGACCCGGCCGCGCTCGGCCCCAACAACGCCGCCACCGAGTGGTGGTACGTCTCCGGCTACCTGCCCGAGACGAAGCAGGCCTTTCACTGGGCGCAGTTCAAGGTGAACTACAAAGGCGTGCCGTACTTCGCCTCGCATCTGGCCGTCACCGATCTCAACACCGGCAAGCTGACGTTTCTGGAGGAAGGGCGGCAGGACGCCAAGTTCTCGTTTCCGCCCCTGAAGGTACGGCAGGGCGACTGGACGCTGACCCAGAGCGCCAACACGCCCGCCGCGCCGTTTGCCCTCCAGGCCGGGCCGCTGCAACTCACCCTGACGCCGCTCAAGGGGCCGGTGGTGCATCCGCCCGGCTACTCCGGCACGCCGGAAACCGGGCAGCTGTACTACCAGAGCGTGACCCGATTGAACGTCAGCGGCACCATCGCCGGTCAGCCGGCGCGGGGGCTGGCCTGGCTCGACCACCAGTGGGGCGACCAGCAACCCGGCCGCGCCGCACTGTGGGACTGGTTCGGCGTGCACCTCTCGGACGGCTCGGACCTGATGCTCTACCGGGTCAAGACGCTCGACGGCCGGGTGGTGCAGCTGGCCGGCTCGGAAGTCGGGGCCGACGGGGTGGCCCGCGAAGTCAGGGGGCTCACCATGACGCCCAACCGCCAGTGGACCTCGCCGTCCGGGCGCACCTACGCCCTGGACTGGACCGTGACGTCCGACCGCGGCCAGCTGGTGCTGAAGGCCGCCAACGACGACCAGGAACTGCTCTCCAAAACCACCTCGGTGGCGTACTGGGAAGGGCCGGTCAGCGGCGAGGGGAACTGGGGCGGTCAGGCGGTGCAGGTGCTGGGCATGGGCGAGTTCGTCGGCGGCGTGCTGACCAAGGCCGAGGGCGGCCTCTTCGGCGCGCCGTAG
- a CDS encoding metallophosphoesterase family protein: MRLAILSDVHGNAFALEAVLEDIRSASPDALYNLGDTVWGVSDPARAWNLQVQHAPPSVRGNTDERVSGQRAGKDKLRGWLLGQLPTEVPQHLAALPTFLDVAGGEVRLAHGSPRDPWEALMLTETGDGDQERPATFAELCERLGGFAGRVCVVGHTHREMLSVEQGLTVVNAGPMSRQKDGLPLARWVLLTRQNAHWNVEFRRVAYDVQAAAQWIRTKVPDELAGHEANWLERGQEP; the protein is encoded by the coding sequence ATGCGGCTGGCCATTCTCTCCGATGTTCACGGCAACGCCTTCGCGCTGGAGGCGGTGCTCGAAGATATCCGTTCCGCCTCGCCCGACGCCCTCTATAACCTCGGCGACACCGTCTGGGGCGTGTCGGACCCGGCCCGCGCCTGGAACCTGCAGGTTCAGCACGCCCCGCCCAGCGTGCGCGGCAACACCGACGAGCGGGTCTCGGGGCAGCGGGCCGGGAAGGACAAGCTGCGCGGCTGGCTGCTCGGTCAGCTGCCCACGGAGGTGCCGCAGCACCTGGCCGCCCTGCCCACCTTTCTCGACGTGGCCGGCGGCGAAGTGCGGCTGGCGCACGGCAGCCCCCGCGATCCCTGGGAAGCGCTGATGCTCACCGAAACCGGCGACGGCGACCAGGAGCGCCCCGCCACCTTCGCCGAGTTGTGCGAGCGGCTGGGCGGCTTTGCCGGCCGGGTCTGCGTCGTGGGCCACACCCACCGCGAGATGCTCAGCGTGGAGCAGGGCCTGACGGTGGTGAACGCCGGGCCGATGTCGCGGCAGAAAGACGGGCTGCCGCTGGCCCGCTGGGTGCTGCTGACCCGTCAGAACGCACACTGGAACGTGGAATTCCGCCGCGTCGCCTACGACGTGCAGGCGGCGGCGCAGTGGATTCGGACGAAGGTACCCGACGAACTGGCCGGTCACGAGGCCAACTGGCTGGAGCGCGGACAGGAGCCTTGA
- a CDS encoding antibiotic biosynthesis monooxygenase family protein, translating to MIQELALLHIRPGQTDAFEAAFAEAQGIIGAMPGYLRHELQRCLEDDHKYALLVWWQALEDHTVGFRGSPRYQEWRALLHHFYDPFPTVEHFVKVLP from the coding sequence ATGATCCAGGAACTCGCCCTCCTTCACATCCGCCCCGGCCAGACTGACGCGTTCGAGGCGGCTTTCGCCGAGGCCCAGGGCATCATCGGCGCCATGCCCGGTTACCTGCGCCACGAATTGCAGCGCTGCCTGGAAGATGACCACAAGTACGCCCTGCTGGTGTGGTGGCAAGCCTTGGAAGACCACACCGTCGGCTTTCGCGGCAGCCCGCGGTACCAGGAGTGGCGGGCGCTGCTGCACCACTTCTACGATCCGTTTCCGACGGTGGAACATTTCGTCAAAGTGCTGCCCTGA
- a CDS encoding 2-isopropylmalate synthase: protein MTQPDAQNTDTQTRRIHIFDTTLRDGEQSPGVALNHNQKIEIAHALARLNVDIIEAGFPITSDGDFECVSRIAREVRGPTICALARTARADIERAAQALEAADKSRIHVFTSASAVQIQYMLRKTPEQVIESSVKAVQLARQFTDDVEFSGQDVMRADFDFVIQLYRAAIEAGATVINIPDTVGYGTPGEYGALIARVRDEIVMGRAVEISTHCHDDLGMATANSLAAVENGAAQIECTLNGIGERAGNTALEEVVMAIHTRRDHYRAETGIRTRELNRVSKLVSRLTGMPVPPNKAVVGDNAFAHESGIHQDGVLKHKETYEIMNAELVGREAAVMVMGKHSGRAAFRKALSDLGYDTDGHSDRGFNDEALNALFVRFKELADRKGQIYADDLHALVGSSVEASETFKLERFQIAMGTDMQPLAYIRLQTPDGVREATATGDGSVEAIFHAINNATGIAPALEVYRVQAVTKGAEALGEVSVNARYGEMSVSGNDVASDVVEASARAWLRVINHIVAGQTKEKSAVTAETP from the coding sequence ATGACCCAGCCTGACGCTCAGAACACGGACACCCAGACCCGCCGCATTCACATCTTCGACACCACCCTGCGGGACGGCGAGCAGTCGCCGGGCGTGGCGCTCAACCACAACCAGAAGATCGAGATTGCCCACGCGCTGGCGCGCCTGAACGTGGACATCATCGAGGCGGGCTTTCCGATCACCTCCGACGGCGATTTCGAGTGCGTGTCGCGCATCGCCCGCGAAGTCAGGGGGCCGACCATCTGCGCGCTGGCCCGCACTGCCCGCGCCGACATCGAGCGCGCCGCCCAGGCGCTGGAAGCCGCCGACAAAAGCCGCATTCACGTGTTTACCAGCGCCAGCGCGGTGCAGATTCAGTACATGCTGCGCAAGACGCCCGAGCAGGTCATCGAGTCGTCGGTCAAAGCGGTGCAGCTGGCCCGCCAGTTTACCGACGACGTGGAATTCAGCGGCCAGGACGTGATGCGCGCCGACTTCGACTTCGTGATTCAGCTGTACCGTGCCGCCATCGAGGCCGGGGCCACCGTGATCAACATTCCCGACACGGTGGGCTACGGCACACCCGGCGAGTACGGCGCTCTGATCGCCCGAGTGCGCGACGAGATCGTGATGGGCCGGGCGGTGGAAATCAGCACCCACTGTCACGACGACCTGGGGATGGCGACGGCCAACAGCTTGGCCGCCGTGGAAAACGGCGCGGCCCAGATCGAATGCACCCTCAACGGCATCGGCGAGCGGGCCGGCAACACCGCCCTGGAAGAAGTGGTGATGGCGATTCACACCCGCCGCGACCATTACCGCGCCGAAACCGGCATCCGCACCCGCGAACTCAACCGGGTGTCCAAACTGGTCAGCCGCCTGACCGGCATGCCGGTGCCGCCGAACAAGGCGGTGGTGGGTGACAACGCCTTCGCGCACGAATCCGGCATTCACCAGGATGGGGTGCTCAAGCACAAGGAAACCTACGAGATCATGAACGCCGAATTGGTGGGGCGCGAGGCCGCCGTGATGGTGATGGGCAAGCACTCGGGCCGCGCTGCCTTCCGCAAGGCGCTGAGCGACCTGGGCTACGACACCGACGGCCACAGCGACCGGGGCTTCAACGACGAAGCGCTCAACGCCCTGTTCGTGCGCTTCAAGGAACTGGCCGACCGCAAGGGCCAGATCTACGCCGACGATCTGCACGCGCTAGTGGGCAGCAGCGTGGAAGCGTCCGAGACCTTCAAGCTGGAGCGGTTCCAGATCGCCATGGGCACCGACATGCAGCCGCTGGCCTACATCCGGCTCCAGACGCCCGACGGGGTGCGCGAGGCCACTGCCACCGGGGACGGCTCGGTGGAAGCGATCTTCCACGCCATCAACAACGCCACCGGCATCGCGCCGGCGCTGGAGGTCTACCGGGTGCAGGCCGTGACGAAGGGGGCCGAGGCCCTGGGTGAGGTCAGCGTCAATGCCCGCTACGGCGAGATGAGCGTCAGCGGCAACGACGTGGCCTCGGACGTGGTGGAAGCCAGCGCCCGCGCCTGGCTGCGGGTCATCAACCACATCGTGGCGGGGCAGACCAAGGAGAAGTCGGCGGTGACGGCCGAAACGCCCTGA
- a CDS encoding YsnF/AvaK domain-containing protein — translation MSDPRESFAEEGAQVLGQVTIREIRAPRQVASLTLHEERAQIAVTSEVGAQVTVQKRVIEEEVQVPVTLRREVLELTTAPDGGSVKLNGEWLEPGQVYQIILTEERPVVAREVYPVQQIEIRKEWISEVKPYSLTLGREVLDISGPLDLIREQAALEQEQAATAPVLGEAEPALTVLNREGEPAEALPPADDDAPRGG, via the coding sequence ATGAGTGATCCCAGAGAGTCGTTCGCCGAAGAGGGTGCCCAGGTGCTCGGGCAGGTGACCATCCGCGAAATCCGCGCTCCCCGGCAGGTCGCGTCGCTCACGCTGCACGAGGAGCGTGCCCAGATCGCCGTGACCAGCGAAGTAGGCGCCCAGGTCACGGTGCAAAAACGGGTGATCGAGGAAGAAGTTCAGGTGCCGGTGACGCTGCGCCGCGAGGTGCTCGAACTCACCACCGCGCCGGACGGCGGCAGCGTCAAGCTCAACGGCGAGTGGCTCGAACCCGGCCAGGTCTACCAGATCATCCTCACCGAGGAGCGCCCGGTGGTGGCCCGTGAGGTCTATCCGGTGCAGCAGATCGAGATTCGCAAGGAATGGATCAGCGAGGTCAAACCCTACTCCCTCACGCTGGGCCGCGAGGTGCTGGACATCAGCGGCCCGCTGGACCTTATCCGGGAACAGGCGGCGTTGGAGCAGGAGCAGGCTGCCACCGCTCCGGTACTCGGAGAAGCCGAACCGGCCCTGACCGTCCTGAACAGGGAAGGCGAGCCGGCCGAGGCCCTGCCGCCCGCCGACGACGATGCGCCTCGGGGCGGTTGA
- a CDS encoding PRC and DUF2382 domain-containing protein: protein MTQSNPNLVRLSDLSRDYNYNFSGEGVYDPTGYTAYGINGDKLGTIRDALVQSDTGRIRYFVVDAGGWFSSKEVLVPVGHSRLEDDGVYFDDLTRDQVSSLRQYDYNESYMDEHREADERVLRGVGNDTVATDTADRSAYQERAYRTPDKLQLLEERLVVDKDRFKAGSVEIGKHVETHQEQVQVALQREEVVIERRAVSDGRPVEGAVLGEGSQTMSIDLEAERANVSKQAYVTEEIGIGKRTVTDNQTVTETVGREVLDVNKTGDVRMENGETVQDSSMTETTTGRRDI from the coding sequence ATGACGCAGTCCAATCCCAACCTCGTTCGTTTGTCGGATCTTTCGCGCGATTACAACTACAACTTCAGCGGTGAAGGGGTCTATGACCCGACCGGCTACACCGCCTACGGCATCAACGGCGACAAGCTCGGCACCATCCGCGACGCGCTGGTGCAGTCCGACACCGGTCGCATCCGCTACTTCGTGGTGGACGCGGGCGGTTGGTTCAGCTCCAAGGAAGTCCTGGTGCCGGTGGGCCACAGCCGCCTCGAAGACGACGGCGTGTACTTCGACGACCTCACCAGAGACCAAGTCAGCAGCCTGCGTCAGTACGACTACAACGAGTCCTACATGGACGAGCACCGCGAGGCCGATGAGCGGGTTCTGCGCGGCGTAGGCAACGATACGGTCGCCACCGACACGGCGGACCGCAGCGCTTATCAGGAAAGAGCCTACCGCACCCCCGACAAGCTGCAACTGCTCGAAGAGCGCCTGGTGGTCGACAAGGACCGCTTCAAGGCCGGCAGCGTCGAGATCGGCAAGCACGTCGAGACGCATCAGGAGCAGGTGCAAGTGGCCCTGCAGCGTGAAGAAGTGGTCATCGAGCGCCGCGCCGTGAGCGATGGCCGTCCCGTCGAGGGCGCTGTGCTGGGCGAGGGCAGCCAGACCATGAGCATCGATCTGGAAGCCGAGCGCGCCAACGTCAGCAAGCAGGCCTACGTGACCGAGGAAATCGGTATCGGCAAGCGCACCGTAACCGACAACCAGACCGTCACCGAGACGGTGGGCCGCGAAGTGCTCGACGTCAACAAGACCGGTGACGTCCGGATGGAGAACGGCGAGACGGTTCAGGACAGCAGCATGACCGAGACCACCACGGGTCGCCGCGATATCTGA
- a CDS encoding DUF4388 domain-containing protein: protein MMQGQFTDVPLIGVLSLLHETRQMGVLDVNAEVPFTVAFVDGEVVEGGILDWTGLDALHASPLLTDNGSFSYMRRNVTGRAIAPFEQFTTDWARVSDEWAQISAVIESPSAVLTGALPLFDQEKGRSVRAAARDAGLPLFEVASRAADALSSGKLRATGRYAWFGLKLNHQGQRQTALTRAMDGQYNLGELIERGFSLEEVRSYLLSEVRLGLRFSGSGWVLRDLIWETQHAEAKLAL from the coding sequence ATGATGCAAGGACAGTTTACGGATGTGCCGTTGATCGGCGTTCTCTCGCTCCTCCACGAAACCCGGCAGATGGGCGTACTGGACGTCAACGCCGAGGTGCCGTTCACGGTGGCGTTCGTGGATGGCGAAGTGGTTGAGGGCGGCATCCTGGACTGGACCGGGCTCGACGCGCTGCACGCCAGCCCGCTGCTGACCGACAACGGCAGCTTCTCGTACATGCGGCGCAACGTCACCGGCCGGGCCATCGCGCCCTTCGAGCAGTTCACCACCGACTGGGCACGGGTGAGTGACGAGTGGGCGCAGATCAGCGCCGTGATCGAGAGCCCCAGCGCGGTGCTCACCGGCGCCCTGCCGCTTTTCGACCAGGAAAAAGGCCGCAGCGTGCGCGCCGCCGCCCGTGACGCGGGTTTGCCGCTGTTCGAGGTCGCTTCCCGCGCCGCCGACGCGCTGTCTTCGGGAAAGCTGCGCGCCACCGGGCGCTACGCCTGGTTCGGCCTGAAGCTCAACCATCAGGGCCAGCGTCAGACTGCGCTGACGCGCGCCATGGACGGGCAGTACAACCTCGGGGAACTGATCGAGCGCGGCTTCTCGCTGGAGGAGGTCCGCAGCTACCTGTTGTCGGAAGTGCGCCTGGGGCTGCGCTTTTCCGGCAGTGGCTGGGTGCTGCGCGACCTGATCTGGGAAACCCAGCACGCCGAGGCGAAGCTCGCCCTCTGA
- a CDS encoding [LysW]-aminoadipate kinase yields MIVVKVGGSAGIDYDAVCADLAQLWQAGRKLVLVHGGSQETNRVAEALGHPARFVTSPSGYTSRFTDRQTLEIFEMVYCGKMNKGIVERLQRLGVNAVGLSGLDGRIFEGKHKDSVRSVENGKVKVLRGDHTGTVEKVNTGLIELLLGAGYLPVLTPPAASYEGVAINVDGDRAAAALAVALKAEAMLLLSNVPGLLRAYPDEASLIRQIPAAEVESYLEFAQDRMKKKVLGAAEAVAGGVGRVIFGDARSGQPISAALGGAGTVVQ; encoded by the coding sequence GTGATCGTGGTGAAAGTCGGTGGCAGCGCCGGCATCGATTATGACGCGGTATGCGCCGATCTGGCCCAGCTGTGGCAGGCCGGGCGCAAGCTGGTGCTGGTCCACGGCGGCAGCCAGGAAACCAACCGGGTGGCCGAGGCGCTGGGCCACCCGGCCAGGTTCGTGACCAGCCCCAGCGGCTACACCTCGCGCTTCACCGATCGCCAGACGCTGGAAATCTTCGAGATGGTGTACTGCGGAAAGATGAACAAGGGCATCGTGGAGCGCCTGCAGCGCCTGGGCGTCAATGCGGTGGGCTTGTCGGGCCTCGACGGTCGCATTTTCGAAGGCAAGCACAAAGACAGCGTGCGCTCGGTGGAAAACGGCAAAGTCAAGGTGCTGCGCGGCGACCACACCGGCACCGTCGAGAAGGTCAACACCGGACTGATCGAACTGCTGCTCGGCGCCGGGTACCTGCCGGTGCTGACCCCCCCGGCGGCCAGCTACGAGGGTGTGGCGATCAACGTGGACGGCGACCGCGCCGCCGCCGCGCTGGCAGTGGCATTAAAGGCCGAGGCGATGCTGCTTCTGTCGAACGTGCCGGGCCTGCTGCGCGCCTACCCCGACGAGGCCAGCCTGATTCGCCAGATTCCGGCGGCTGAAGTGGAGTCTTACCTGGAATTTGCCCAGGACCGCATGAAAAAGAAAGTGCTCGGCGCGGCGGAGGCGGTGGCCGGTGGGGTGGGCCGGGTCATTTTCGGCGACGCCCGCAGCGGGCAGCCCATCAGCGCCGCGCTCGGCGGTGCGGGCACGGTGGTGCAGTAG
- a CDS encoding response regulator, whose product MQMPSHAPIQILLVEDNEPDVILTQEAFLDANLPTALEVARDGVEALQMLRREGRYAQSPRPDVILLDINMPRKNGLEVLAELKDDPALRTIPVVVLTTSQAEEDILRSYQSHASSYIVKPVEFDQFYSAIQALGQYMLGTVRLPPRS is encoded by the coding sequence ATGCAGATGCCCTCCCACGCGCCCATCCAGATTTTGCTGGTCGAAGACAACGAGCCAGACGTGATCCTGACGCAGGAAGCGTTTCTGGACGCCAATCTCCCCACCGCCCTGGAAGTCGCCCGCGACGGTGTGGAAGCCCTGCAGATGTTGCGCCGCGAAGGGCGCTACGCCCAGTCCCCCCGGCCCGACGTGATTTTGCTCGACATCAACATGCCGCGCAAGAACGGCCTGGAAGTGCTGGCCGAACTCAAAGACGACCCGGCCCTGCGCACCATTCCGGTGGTGGTGCTGACCACCTCGCAGGCCGAGGAAGACATCCTGCGTAGTTACCAGAGCCACGCCAGCAGCTACATCGTCAAGCCGGTGGAGTTCGATCAATTCTACAGCGCCATTCAAGCGCTCGGTCAGTACATGCTCGGCACCGTCCGGTTGCCGCCCCGCTCCTAA